The genomic segment TCATCAGTATAAGAGTTATAGCACTTTCTCACTAATTTTGTTCTGATTTACTTTTAATTCAGTGAGTTATTACACAAAAAACCTCTACAGTTTTAATTATTGTACAATTCTGATTTTTTGCTAAAATAATTGTACACATTATAAATTCGTATAGGTGTTGAGATGAAAAAGATTCCTGTTGGTATTAGCTCTTGTGTGATTGGTGAAAAGGTTCGATTCGATTCAGGCCACAAAGTGAGCCAATTTGTAACAAAAGAGTTGAGTCCTCACTTTGAATTTGTATCAATTTGCCCTGAAGTCGGTATTGGTCTACCTGTGCCAAGACCGACGATTCGATTGGTATCTGAACAAGAGCGAATTGCACTGGTCGAAACGAAAAATCCCGACCGAGATTATACGGATTTAATGGAGACCTATTCCAAAAACAAAGCACAAGAACTCTTGAGCCATCAATTGTGTGGCTATATCGTTTGTGCAAAATCGCCAACTTGTGGCATGGAGAGGGTCAAAGTTTATCAAACCAATCACGCCGAAAAAAATGGCATTGGTCTCTATACCAAGCAATTGATGGAAACCATGCCTTGGTTGCCCATTGAGGAAGACGGACGACTGAATGATCCTGTGCTAAAAGAAAACTTCATCGCCCGTGTATACGCCTTGTTCGACTTCTATCAATCCGTTACAGACGCACACAGCGCTGGGCAAATTGTCGCCTTTCACTCGCGTTATAAACTCACCTTGATGGCTCATAATCCCAGCGCCTACCGCGAGCTTGGCCAACTGGTCGCTAACATCAAAGAATATCCAGCGGATGAATTTTACCAAAAGTATCGCTTGCAGTTTATGCAAGCGATGGAAAACAGAGCGAGCAGAAAAAATAACACCAATGTAATGATGCATATTCAGGGCTACTTTAAACGCTCACTGACGACAGAACAAAAATCAGAACTTGCTGAAGTGATCAATCAATACCGCATAGGTGAGTTACCCTTACTGGCTCCGTTGACCTTGTTAAAGCACTATCTACACATGTTTCCAAACGATTATTTGCAGACGCAAAAATTTCTACAACCACATCCTCAGGAGTTAAAACTGCGCTATGGACTCTAAAGTATCACCTTGCTACTACGCGATTCGTGAAGTCTCTGAAATGACCGGTGTCAAGCCCGTGACTTTGAGAGCGTGGCAACGGCGTTATAATCTCGTTCAACCTGAGCGTACACCAAAAGGGCATCGCTTATACACTGAAGAGCACATTGTTCTGATAAAAGAAATTCAGCACTGGCTGTCACGCGGTGTCGCGATAGGCAAAGTGAAACCCTTATTGGGGACTCAAGAAGTCAACCCACAACCGGTAATGCGTCTTGATGAAGTGCAAGAAATGGTGCAGGCACTGACGCAATTAAAGTCACAAAAAGCACAGGCCATTTTATCGACGGTTTGTAA from the Vibrio sp. HB236076 genome contains:
- a CDS encoding DUF523 and DUF1722 domain-containing protein, with protein sequence MKKIPVGISSCVIGEKVRFDSGHKVSQFVTKELSPHFEFVSICPEVGIGLPVPRPTIRLVSEQERIALVETKNPDRDYTDLMETYSKNKAQELLSHQLCGYIVCAKSPTCGMERVKVYQTNHAEKNGIGLYTKQLMETMPWLPIEEDGRLNDPVLKENFIARVYALFDFYQSVTDAHSAGQIVAFHSRYKLTLMAHNPSAYRELGQLVANIKEYPADEFYQKYRLQFMQAMENRASRKNNTNVMMHIQGYFKRSLTTEQKSELAEVINQYRIGELPLLAPLTLLKHYLHMFPNDYLQTQKFLQPHPQELKLRYGL